One part of the Mycobacterium marinum genome encodes these proteins:
- a CDS encoding integrase yields the protein MARQAKTILRGGLQLAVMANTLGANPVRDVQPIRLKRRPTGATALSADDLRDLLVRLRADDYCQRNDLVDPITVLIATRLRRSELLALRWTDFDKTKQTIAATGNVVRVLPRLLGSRRVPAVVGKTTVISPMHG from the coding sequence ATGGCTCGCCAGGCGAAGACAATTCTGCGTGGCGGATTGCAGCTGGCGGTAATGGCCAACACGTTGGGCGCCAACCCGGTCCGCGATGTTCAGCCGATCAGGCTCAAGCGACGACCAACTGGCGCGACGGCGCTCAGCGCCGACGATCTGCGCGACCTGCTGGTGCGGCTGCGGGCCGACGACTACTGCCAACGAAACGATCTTGTTGACCCGATCACCGTGCTAATCGCCACCCGGCTTCGCCGATCCGAGCTGCTGGCGTTGCGGTGGACCGACTTCGACAAGACGAAACAGACGATCGCGGCCACCGGAAATGTGGTGCGCGTATTGCCGAGGTTGTTGGGGTCGCGAAGGGTGCCTGCTGTCGTTGGAAAGACTACGGTCATTTCGCCAATGCATGGGTAG
- a CDS encoding tyrosine-type recombinase/integrase, which yields MRDELGVPGVTTHSFRKTAATLIDEEGLSARVGADHLGHSKVSMTQDRYMSRGRVHTEVAALLDRAMKYE from the coding sequence GTGCGCGACGAACTCGGCGTGCCCGGCGTTACCACCCACTCGTTCCGCAAGACTGCCGCGACGTTAATCGACGAGGAAGGCCTATCCGCTCGCGTCGGCGCCGACCACCTCGGACACTCCAAAGTGTCGATGACGCAGGATCGATACATGTCTCGCGGGCGCGTGCACACCGAGGTCGCCGCGCTGTTGGACCGCGCCATGAAGTACGAATAG
- a CDS encoding P-loop ATPase, Sll1717 family, with translation MTGATQQILRLNWINLGAPAAERDINAGLADYFIESKAFERVAAREKTIVIGNRGSGKSAIFQILAIRAKATGASVIELFPEDYSYELLHQSMLSEGQGSWAKHGAYAAAWKYLIYVSVMKNLSSALHDIPKPVIQKHQDATQVKRGNKQTGRKNSLAAIKRYIRDNHYAGQPSKLSWLISYLKRIEGVKIGKYEASLKARELEKLYKLEEIEHLLPHLEKVLQSKRVVVLVDELDRGWDASEDAQAFVAGLFQACLSINQLSPDLTVYMSLRQELYDNIPALYDDAQKYRDLIEYVRWDEVGLRRLVCKRLRYNFQARYPQNHWAPDQPSDGYLWTQFMREDFPGDLSSFSYLADRTLFRPREIIQFCSQIVDYARENSHPLPLAHNTVSLAEPAYSDERAKDIAAEFRLQYPRLLQVFEGFRGVNSILSRNDIEEICLRIICEDWPAGDSPEWIENLDPSNLVEILWRIGFLCAHTAASTTGGLATNGSYVGSHQFASLNLRKSDSFQVHPMFQAWLGIGEAGI, from the coding sequence TTGACGGGCGCAACTCAGCAAATACTCAGATTAAACTGGATTAATCTAGGCGCACCCGCTGCGGAACGCGACATCAACGCTGGGCTGGCAGATTATTTTATCGAAAGTAAAGCCTTCGAGAGAGTGGCCGCGCGCGAGAAAACAATTGTTATCGGCAATAGAGGCTCCGGCAAAAGCGCAATTTTTCAGATCTTGGCGATTCGCGCTAAAGCAACTGGCGCTAGCGTGATCGAACTGTTCCCGGAAGATTATTCCTACGAGTTATTGCATCAGTCCATGTTATCTGAAGGCCAGGGTTCGTGGGCAAAGCATGGAGCATATGCGGCCGCTTGGAAATATCTTATTTATGTATCCGTCATGAAGAACCTTTCTTCGGCTTTGCACGACATACCTAAGCCAGTGATTCAAAAACATCAAGATGCCACTCAGGTCAAACGAGGAAACAAACAGACTGGACGAAAAAATTCCCTCGCCGCGATTAAGAGATATATTCGAGATAACCATTATGCAGGCCAGCCGAGTAAATTATCTTGGCTTATTTCCTATTTGAAACGTATCGAAGGCGTCAAAATAGGAAAATACGAAGCATCATTGAAGGCTCGAGAGCTAGAAAAGCTGTATAAGCTTGAAGAGATAGAACACTTACTTCCGCATCTAGAAAAGGTTTTACAATCCAAGCGGGTAGTAGTCCTCGTAGACGAATTAGATCGCGGATGGGATGCGAGTGAGGACGCGCAAGCATTTGTCGCGGGGCTGTTCCAAGCCTGCTTATCGATTAATCAGCTAAGTCCCGACTTGACGGTTTATATGAGCCTACGCCAGGAGCTTTACGATAACATTCCCGCACTGTACGACGACGCACAGAAATATCGAGACCTTATCGAGTACGTGCGATGGGACGAGGTAGGACTTAGACGTCTTGTTTGCAAACGTTTGCGATACAATTTCCAAGCAAGATATCCGCAGAATCACTGGGCACCTGATCAACCTTCCGACGGCTACTTGTGGACTCAATTTATGCGCGAGGACTTCCCAGGCGATCTATCTTCTTTTAGCTACCTCGCCGATCGCACACTTTTCCGGCCTCGCGAGATCATACAGTTTTGCAGTCAGATTGTGGACTATGCGCGAGAGAATTCCCATCCTCTTCCCCTGGCTCATAATACAGTTTCGCTCGCCGAACCGGCTTACTCGGATGAGCGCGCGAAGGATATTGCGGCAGAATTTCGGCTTCAGTACCCACGATTGCTGCAGGTTTTCGAGGGCTTTCGGGGAGTAAACAGCATCCTCTCGCGTAATGATATCGAGGAGATTTGCCTTCGGATCATTTGTGAAGATTGGCCAGCGGGCGACTCTCCGGAGTGGATTGAGAATCTCGACCCATCAAACTTGGTAGAGATTCTGTGGCGTATCGGATTCCTTTGTGCACACACCGCTGCAAGTACGACTGGTGGGCTTGCTACGAACGGGAGCTACGTAGGCTCGCACCAATTCGCTAGCCTAAACTTGAGGAAGAGCGACAGTTTCCAAGTGCATCCTATGTTCCAAGCTTGGCTGGGAATCGGCGAGGCCGGCATTTAG